The following are from one region of the Cloacibacterium sp. TD35 genome:
- a CDS encoding T9SS type A sorting domain-containing protein, which translates to MSLASFSYSQVSLTALNTSYTQDFDGLANSGTGTGTSTTTGSSGSKVVSVTFPAGSLSGWYFVESTTNADGIYTAGTGSSTTGDTYSFGASSSTERALGSIASSNLLSKYGAQFKNDTGNIIDQLEISYVGEEWRFDPARGTTIKDQITFEYSTDATSLTTGTWTSVNALMYETTNLSGTVGLRNGNDAAYRTTLSNTISGLNIGVGQSFWIRFVDVNVSGNDDGLAIDDFSLTPKNSTLSVNGISKTKNIFLKNTIIDNTMSFQTKGNASVKVYDVNGKLVKSNMISAQNSNVDVSSLPKGNYVVTAELNGEKVSLKVIKK; encoded by the coding sequence TTGTCTTTAGCGAGTTTTTCTTATTCCCAAGTAAGTTTAACAGCACTTAATACATCCTATACTCAAGATTTTGATGGTTTAGCAAATTCAGGTACAGGAACAGGTACAAGTACTACAACAGGTTCATCGGGTAGTAAAGTTGTTAGTGTGACTTTTCCAGCTGGGAGTCTCTCTGGATGGTATTTTGTTGAGTCTACCACTAATGCAGATGGAATTTATACAGCAGGTACAGGTAGTTCAACAACTGGTGATACTTATAGCTTTGGTGCTTCTTCTTCTACTGAAAGAGCTTTAGGATCTATTGCAAGTAGTAATTTATTATCAAAGTATGGAGCGCAATTTAAAAATGATACAGGTAATATAATTGATCAATTAGAAATTTCTTACGTTGGTGAAGAATGGAGATTTGACCCAGCTAGAGGTACTACAATTAAAGATCAGATTACTTTCGAATATAGTACAGATGCTACCTCTCTTACTACTGGAACATGGACTTCTGTTAATGCATTAATGTATGAAACTACTAACCTTAGTGGGACTGTAGGGCTAAGGAATGGTAATGATGCAGCTTATAGAACAACTCTATCTAATACTATTTCAGGTTTGAATATTGGAGTTGGTCAAAGTTTTTGGATTCGCTTTGTAGATGTAAATGTTTCTGGGAATGATGATGGTTTAGCAATTGACGATTTTTCTTTAACTCCTAAGAATTCTACTCTTTCTGTTAATGGCATATCAAAAACAAAAAATATTTTCCTTAAAAATACAATAATAGACAATACAATGTCTTTCCAAACCAAAGGTAATGCTTCTGTGAAAGTATATGATGTAAACGGGAAATTGGTGAAATCTAATATGATTTCAGCTCAAAATTCTAATGTAGATGTGTCATCTTTGCCAAAAGGTAATTATGTAGTTACTGCTGAATTAAATGGTGAGAAAGTATCTCTAAAAGTGATTAAAAAATAA
- a CDS encoding septal ring lytic transglycosylase RlpA family protein produces MMKRAILVIIMMISTLGLYSFKYNTNDANTSFASFYHDKFNGRKTASGEVFDNSKLTAANMRLPFGTQVKITNLRTGKSVVVRINDRGPFHKSRAFDMTKAAFKEIGDHSSGTIPIEYEIVD; encoded by the coding sequence ATGATGAAAAGAGCAATTCTCGTAATCATAATGATGATTTCAACTCTTGGTTTATATTCTTTCAAATATAATACCAATGATGCTAACACAAGTTTTGCATCGTTCTACCACGATAAATTTAACGGTAGAAAAACTGCAAGTGGTGAAGTTTTTGATAATTCTAAACTTACTGCTGCAAATATGAGATTACCATTTGGAACACAAGTAAAAATTACTAACTTAAGAACAGGAAAATCTGTTGTAGTTAGAATTAATGACAGAGGTCCATTTCACAAAAGTAGAGCTTTTGATATGACAAAAGCTGCTTTTAAAGAAATTGGTGATCATAGTTCTGGAACTATTCCTATAGAATATGAAATTGTCGATTAA
- the dusB gene encoding tRNA dihydrouridine synthase DusB, with amino-acid sequence MVKIGNIELPDFPLLLAPMEDVSDPPFRRLCKLHGADLMYSEFISSEGLIRDAMKSRKKLDIFDYERPVGIQIFGGDEEAMSLSAKIVETVNPDIVDINFGCPVKKVVSKGAGAGVLKDVDLMVRLTKAVVNSTHLPVTVKTRLGWDVDTINIEEVALRLQDAGIKALTIHARTRSQMYKGEADWEYISKIKQNPNIEIPIFGNGDIDSPEKALEYRQKYACDGMMIGRAAIGYPWIFNEIKHFFETGEKLPEPTISDRLLAVKQHAEWSAEWKGERLGLIEMRQHYSNYFRGISHFKEFKTKFLQVLSLEEFYELLEETEEFYKNKIEIL; translated from the coding sequence ATGGTAAAAATAGGCAACATAGAACTTCCTGATTTTCCGCTTTTATTAGCACCTATGGAAGATGTGAGTGATCCTCCTTTCCGCAGATTATGCAAATTACACGGCGCAGACTTAATGTATTCAGAATTTATTTCTTCTGAAGGCTTGATTCGTGATGCGATGAAATCTAGGAAAAAACTGGATATTTTTGATTACGAAAGACCTGTAGGAATTCAGATTTTTGGCGGCGATGAAGAAGCGATGTCACTTTCTGCCAAAATTGTAGAAACTGTAAATCCTGATATTGTGGACATCAACTTCGGTTGTCCCGTGAAAAAAGTAGTTTCCAAAGGAGCCGGAGCTGGCGTTTTGAAAGATGTAGATTTAATGGTTCGTCTCACTAAAGCTGTGGTAAATTCTACACATCTTCCTGTTACGGTGAAAACGAGATTAGGTTGGGATGTTGATACAATTAATATTGAAGAAGTAGCACTCAGATTGCAAGATGCAGGAATTAAAGCGTTGACGATTCACGCAAGAACCAGAAGTCAAATGTACAAAGGTGAAGCAGATTGGGAATATATTTCTAAAATCAAACAAAATCCTAATATTGAAATTCCGATTTTTGGAAATGGTGATATTGATTCTCCTGAAAAAGCTTTAGAATACAGACAAAAATACGCTTGTGATGGAATGATGATTGGTAGAGCGGCGATTGGTTATCCTTGGATTTTTAATGAAATTAAACATTTTTTTGAAACGGGAGAAAAATTACCAGAACCAACGATTTCTGACCGACTTCTTGCCGTAAAACAACACGCAGAATGGAGTGCAGAATGGAAAGGCGAAAGATTAGGCTTGATAGAAATGCGACAACATTACAGCAATTATTTCCGTGGAATTTCTCATTTTAAAGAATTTAAAACCAAATTTTTGCAAGTTTTAAGTTTGGAAGAATTTTATGAATTGTTAGAAGAAACGGAAGAATTTTATAAAAACAAAATCGAAATTTTATAA
- a CDS encoding T9SS type A sorting domain-containing protein, translated as MKKIFTLLIAVIGFVANAQIYSENIGTIAPSSSPYPTVADYTGYQNGISSGITYSGDADVRISTASTGYSGASGSANVFFTNSVAGKYFMISGINTSSIAASNLEMSFGHYKSVTGSNNELKVEVSDLTQAIPVWTQLSYTRATGTGTSNWTLITPTGTIPSTSNLGIRFTNTVTSSQFRVDDIKIYDKTAPVITTSSTLNMNNVIVNESSSTKTLSVTGTNLPSNPTYTITGTDASMFNATGTLTTTGGNLNVVFSPTSTGAKSATLTITSGSATANVTLTGNALDPVNPYGLAVGTPVTGISENFQSYAADVTAITGWTNFAQDISKLWSVKLISALSTNAAQMTAFGGTGNYISLLISPAINIDQISKNTVKFDWAGIYTNGATLNVYLFKLVDGQPMQKNLLKTITTGDAGNAVAFNTETLDLTSYSGVGFLAFEYLGNSVDLKTTTYYIDNVTITSNLAVNDLNKSKINLVKNTVVKDVLNFGAKANVQFVNMNGQVVKSASVENGTALDISSLAKGVYIIKGNVNGETVSQKIVKQ; from the coding sequence ATGAAAAAAATCTTTACTCTATTAATCGCAGTAATAGGATTTGTTGCTAATGCACAAATTTATTCTGAAAATATTGGTACTATTGCACCATCATCATCTCCTTATCCTACTGTTGCCGATTATACAGGTTATCAAAATGGTATAAGTTCTGGGATTACTTATAGTGGAGATGCGGATGTGCGAATTTCAACTGCATCTACTGGATATTCTGGAGCATCTGGATCAGCAAACGTTTTTTTTACCAATTCAGTAGCGGGTAAATACTTCATGATTTCAGGAATTAATACATCTAGTATTGCCGCTTCTAATTTGGAGATGTCTTTTGGTCATTATAAAAGTGTAACGGGAAGTAATAATGAATTGAAGGTTGAAGTATCTGATTTGACTCAAGCTATACCAGTTTGGACTCAGTTGTCATATACTAGAGCTACAGGTACAGGTACATCAAATTGGACTTTAATAACACCAACAGGTACAATTCCGTCTACTAGTAATTTAGGTATTAGATTTACAAATACAGTCACATCTTCACAGTTTAGAGTAGATGATATTAAAATTTATGATAAAACGGCTCCTGTAATTACAACAAGTTCAACTTTAAATATGAATAATGTAATCGTTAATGAGTCGTCTAGTACAAAAACTTTATCAGTTACAGGAACGAATTTACCATCTAATCCAACGTATACTATTACTGGCACAGATGCATCTATGTTTAATGCGACTGGCACATTAACAACAACTGGAGGGAATTTAAATGTTGTGTTTTCACCAACTTCTACAGGAGCTAAATCAGCAACATTAACTATTACTAGTGGATCAGCAACAGCGAATGTTACTTTAACAGGTAATGCGTTAGACCCTGTTAACCCATATGGTTTAGCAGTAGGAACTCCTGTAACAGGTATTTCTGAAAATTTTCAATCTTATGCAGCTGATGTGACTGCAATAACAGGGTGGACTAATTTTGCTCAAGATATTAGTAAGCTTTGGAGTGTAAAACTTATTTCTGCACTATCTACTAATGCTGCTCAGATGACCGCTTTTGGTGGAACTGGCAATTATATATCATTACTTATTTCTCCAGCAATCAATATTGATCAGATTTCAAAAAATACTGTAAAATTTGATTGGGCTGGAATTTATACTAACGGAGCTACTCTTAATGTTTATTTATTTAAATTGGTGGATGGACAGCCAATGCAAAAAAATCTCTTAAAAACTATTACTACAGGTGATGCTGGTAACGCTGTAGCTTTTAACACAGAAACTCTAGATTTAACTTCATACAGTGGGGTTGGGTTCCTAGCATTTGAATATTTAGGGAATTCTGTTGATTTGAAAACAACAACTTATTATATAGATAATGTAACTATAACATCTAATCTTGCTGTAAACGATTTGAATAAATCAAAAATCAACTTGGTTAAAAATACTGTTGTTAAAGATGTATTGAATTTTGGAGCTAAAGCGAATGTACAGTTTGTTAATATGAATGGACAAGTGGTGAAATCTGCTTCTGTAGAAAATGGTACTGCTTTAGATATTTCTTCTCTAGCGAAAGGGGTTTATATCATCAAAGGAAATGTAAACGGAGAAACAGTTTCTCAGAAAATAGTAAAACAATAA
- a CDS encoding aminopeptidase: MTKKTIILLCLLLNLFVFSQKDSIIIDAKISAGTLSVKEKIYYQNKSENTLTHIKLQNFTAAYKSRNTPLVRRKIEDRKKDLYYAKPNERGRLVYLMIDKKPYEGVLDDENLFIKLPKPLAPNNSTEFSIEYSVILPSAQFTGYGIGKNNTLLKYFFLVPDSFDRDNFLEKYYKDLEENVNVNTYYRVKFENSTQKISSNLTEIAPNIFEGKLNRDVEFLIADQENYQLETIVDGQKHLVELGYPVTEKEKELIAFYLPLHLHFIKEKTGFLPEKIFINEKYKSKYDFFGNDDIKFWKFKFQLFTDSEKIDMDYFSIVSQQVAEQLFVSDKEKNHWITNGLKTYLEIQYLKKNYPDHKILGALSDYKILGMKPLKLSFASRLKLIERYGLAYQYITAQNLDQKIDEKFSDLSNFNEMAISQFETGSLFTLIAEKMGTSYFENFLKSFIEKNHTSELDKREFLDQLTVASGYSSEFLEKYIKRKQRINFKLNDFERKDNVININVSKNTAQNIPFKLETFHEDGSKKTFWYDTNYQENSCGYVIPDNEAVKLVINDLYAFPENNFRDNYLYTKGIKDNAKKLRFKIIPDNPNSEINEVYLTPGIGWNNYDKFLLGIRFKNKSLIDKKFQYLVSPFFSTGSKDINGSFNAFYKIQPAESFYRTITLGVAGAKYNYDFGLSYKKLSLSGLVSFNKNPRSEISRILSASYNFFERDLSPTMIAENDYAKYNIWNLGFVYSDNNVIKEKYIFGNFQYMEDYTKVTAESYYRIEYAKNRKLSLRLYGGYFLRNDTRNNNFDIGISKVSNYAFSYNLLAQSAISGILSQQFIMAEGGFKSYINGTVNQWMLTHNVEANVWKMIDVYADFGLYKNHEHSAKFIWDSGIKFKLIPDFIEVYFPMQSSLGFEPKFKDYGNRIRFTFNLNVGALIGYFRRGWY; encoded by the coding sequence ATGACGAAGAAAACTATCATTTTACTGTGTTTACTGCTTAATCTTTTTGTTTTTTCGCAAAAAGACTCTATCATTATTGATGCAAAAATTTCAGCAGGAACACTTTCTGTGAAAGAAAAAATCTATTATCAGAACAAATCTGAAAATACACTTACTCATATTAAACTTCAGAATTTCACGGCAGCATATAAAAGCAGAAACACACCACTAGTTAGAAGAAAAATAGAAGATCGAAAAAAAGATTTATACTACGCAAAACCCAATGAAAGGGGCAGACTGGTTTATCTGATGATTGACAAAAAACCGTATGAAGGCGTCTTAGATGATGAAAATCTTTTTATAAAACTGCCAAAACCTTTAGCACCCAATAACTCTACTGAATTCTCTATTGAATATTCTGTGATTTTACCGAGTGCTCAGTTTACAGGTTATGGAATAGGGAAAAACAATACTTTGCTCAAATATTTTTTCTTAGTTCCAGACAGTTTTGACCGAGATAATTTCCTTGAAAAATATTACAAAGATTTAGAAGAAAACGTAAATGTAAACACCTATTATAGAGTAAAATTTGAAAATTCAACACAAAAAATAAGCAGTAATTTAACAGAAATTGCTCCTAATATTTTCGAAGGAAAACTTAATAGAGACGTAGAATTTCTGATTGCTGACCAAGAAAATTATCAACTAGAAACCATCGTTGACGGACAAAAGCATTTGGTAGAATTGGGTTATCCTGTGACCGAAAAAGAAAAAGAACTAATCGCGTTTTACTTACCACTCCATCTTCATTTTATCAAAGAAAAAACGGGATTTTTGCCTGAAAAAATTTTCATCAACGAAAAATATAAGTCTAAATATGATTTCTTCGGGAATGATGACATTAAATTTTGGAAATTTAAGTTCCAATTATTCACTGATTCCGAAAAAATAGATATGGATTATTTCAGCATTGTTTCTCAACAAGTTGCAGAGCAATTATTCGTTTCTGATAAAGAAAAAAATCACTGGATTACCAATGGACTTAAAACCTATTTAGAAATTCAGTATTTGAAAAAAAATTATCCAGATCATAAAATCTTAGGCGCGCTATCTGATTATAAAATACTGGGAATGAAACCATTAAAACTTTCATTCGCTTCTCGTCTGAAGTTAATTGAAAGATACGGTTTGGCTTACCAATACATTACGGCGCAAAACCTTGACCAAAAAATAGACGAAAAATTTTCGGATTTAAGTAATTTTAATGAAATGGCAATTAGTCAATTCGAAACGGGAAGCCTTTTTACCTTGATTGCCGAAAAAATGGGAACTTCTTACTTTGAAAATTTCCTAAAAAGTTTTATTGAAAAAAATCACACTTCTGAATTAGACAAAAGAGAGTTTCTAGACCAGCTTACTGTAGCTTCTGGCTATTCTTCTGAATTTTTAGAAAAATACATCAAAAGAAAACAGCGAATCAATTTTAAACTCAACGATTTTGAGAGAAAAGATAACGTAATCAATATTAATGTTTCTAAAAATACAGCACAGAATATTCCTTTTAAATTAGAAACTTTTCATGAAGATGGCAGTAAAAAAACCTTTTGGTATGACACCAATTATCAAGAAAACTCATGCGGATATGTGATTCCAGATAATGAAGCGGTAAAACTTGTCATTAATGATTTATATGCTTTCCCAGAAAACAACTTTAGAGATAATTATCTTTATACCAAAGGAATTAAAGACAATGCTAAAAAATTAAGATTTAAAATTATTCCTGACAATCCGAATTCTGAAATCAACGAGGTGTATCTTACTCCGGGAATCGGGTGGAATAATTATGATAAATTTCTACTGGGAATTAGATTTAAAAACAAATCCTTGATTGACAAGAAATTTCAGTATTTAGTTTCTCCTTTTTTCAGTACGGGAAGTAAGGATATTAACGGTTCTTTTAATGCATTTTACAAGATTCAACCTGCTGAAAGTTTTTATAGAACAATCACTCTAGGAGTGGCTGGAGCAAAATACAATTATGATTTCGGTTTGTCCTATAAAAAACTGAGTTTATCTGGGCTCGTGTCTTTTAATAAAAATCCAAGGAGCGAAATCTCTAGAATTTTATCCGCTTCTTACAATTTCTTCGAAAGAGATTTAAGCCCAACAATGATTGCAGAAAATGATTATGCTAAATACAATATTTGGAACCTTGGATTTGTATATTCAGACAATAATGTGATTAAAGAGAAGTATATTTTCGGGAATTTCCAATACATGGAGGATTACACAAAAGTTACTGCAGAAAGCTACTACAGAATAGAATATGCCAAAAATAGAAAACTGAGTTTGCGACTTTATGGAGGTTATTTCTTAAGAAATGATACCAGAAATAATAATTTTGACATCGGGATTTCTAAAGTTTCTAACTATGCTTTCTCATATAATCTCTTAGCTCAAAGTGCAATAAGTGGAATTCTTTCTCAACAGTTTATCATGGCAGAAGGCGGGTTTAAATCTTATATTAACGGCACCGTAAACCAATGGATGCTTACGCATAATGTAGAGGCTAACGTTTGGAAGATGATAGATGTTTATGCAGATTTTGGCTTGTATAAAAATCATGAACATTCTGCGAAATTTATATGGGACAGTGGCATTAAATTTAAATTAATTCCAGATTTTATAGAGGTTTATTTTCCTATGCAATCGAGCCTTGGTTTCGAACCGAAGTTCAAAGATTACGGTAATAGAATACGATTTACCTTTAACTTGAATGTAGGTGCTCTGATTGGCTATTTCAGACGTGGCTGGTACTAA
- a CDS encoding exodeoxyribonuclease III — protein sequence MKIISYNVNGIRAAFTKDFIGWLQVANPDIICIQESKAGNDQIDIESLEKVGYKSYWHSAVRKGYSGVGIASKIEPKHVEYGCGIEHYDNEGRIIRADFEDFSVLSVYVPSASNIERLGFKLQFAEDFLEYIKNLQKEIPNLVICGDFNICHEEIDIHNPKGLKNTSGFLPVEREWMTKFLKECNLIDSFRYLHPDKQEFSWWSYRQNSRAKNLGWRLDYHFITKSLENQLERALILKEAVHSDHCPVYIELKD from the coding sequence ATGAAAATCATCTCTTACAACGTCAACGGAATTAGAGCAGCTTTTACCAAAGATTTTATCGGTTGGTTGCAAGTGGCTAATCCTGATATTATCTGCATTCAAGAATCTAAAGCTGGAAACGACCAAATAGACATCGAAAGTCTGGAAAAAGTAGGTTACAAAAGTTATTGGCATTCTGCGGTAAGAAAAGGTTATTCTGGAGTGGGAATTGCGAGCAAAATAGAACCAAAACACGTAGAATACGGTTGCGGAATAGAACATTATGATAACGAAGGCAGAATTATAAGAGCAGATTTTGAAGATTTTTCGGTGCTTTCCGTGTATGTACCGAGTGCTTCTAATATTGAGCGATTAGGCTTTAAACTTCAGTTTGCTGAAGATTTTCTAGAATACATTAAAAATTTACAGAAAGAAATCCCGAATTTGGTGATTTGTGGCGATTTCAACATTTGTCATGAAGAAATAGACATTCACAATCCAAAAGGTCTCAAAAACACTTCAGGATTTTTGCCTGTAGAAAGAGAATGGATGACAAAATTCCTAAAAGAATGTAATTTGATTGATAGTTTTCGTTATTTGCATCCAGATAAGCAAGAATTTTCTTGGTGGAGTTACAGACAAAATTCTAGAGCGAAAAACTTAGGCTGGAGATTAGACTACCATTTCATTACAAAATCCCTTGAAAACCAATTAGAAAGAGCTTTAATTTTAAAAGAAGCCGTACACAGTGATCATTGTCCAGTATATATTGAACTAAAAGATTAA
- a CDS encoding AEC family transporter encodes MSNLILLFVCLIIGIILKKSKIIPENFHTSLNAFVINISLSAFSLYYISKIELNSSVIYPVLVVWIGIFAAILFFAGLGKIFGWKSSLIGALIMCAGFGNTSFVGIPLIQAMYGEEGLKTVMLVDQPGFVALSTVGILVANFYSGSKDSMLKHLSKILKFPPFIAFVIALLLNIFSIEIPKDFDEVLMKLGATTVPLALVSVGSQMQWKKIEKKEGFHLFIGLLFKLVLLPLLILVIYKYIFHQSGDVIDICILEAAMAPMITAAIIASAHDLEPKFCNLMVAVGIPVSLITVGIWHIILPFL; translated from the coding sequence TTGAGCAACTTAATTTTACTTTTTGTCTGTCTGATCATAGGAATTATTTTAAAAAAGTCTAAAATAATTCCCGAGAATTTTCACACCTCATTGAATGCATTTGTGATTAATATTTCACTTTCTGCATTTTCGCTGTATTATATTTCAAAAATAGAACTCAACAGCTCGGTGATTTATCCAGTTTTAGTGGTTTGGATAGGAATTTTTGCTGCGATTTTATTCTTTGCAGGATTAGGAAAAATTTTCGGTTGGAAATCATCCTTAATTGGCGCATTAATTATGTGCGCAGGTTTCGGAAATACTTCTTTTGTAGGCATTCCTTTAATTCAGGCCATGTATGGAGAAGAAGGTTTAAAAACGGTGATGTTGGTAGACCAACCCGGATTTGTCGCGCTTTCTACTGTAGGAATTTTAGTCGCCAATTTTTATTCTGGGAGCAAAGATTCTATGCTCAAACATCTTTCTAAAATTTTAAAATTTCCGCCATTTATTGCATTTGTAATTGCTTTGTTGCTGAATATTTTCTCCATAGAAATTCCAAAAGATTTTGACGAAGTTTTAATGAAACTAGGTGCAACTACTGTTCCACTCGCTTTAGTTTCTGTAGGAAGCCAAATGCAATGGAAAAAAATTGAGAAAAAAGAAGGATTTCACCTTTTCATCGGTTTACTTTTCAAGCTCGTTCTTTTACCTTTATTAATTTTAGTGATTTACAAATATATTTTCCATCAAAGTGGAGATGTAATAGACATTTGTATTTTAGAAGCTGCAATGGCGCCTATGATTACAGCAGCGATTATTGCTTCGGCTCATGATTTAGAACCTAAATTTTGTAATTTAATGGTTGCGGTGGGAATTCCTGTTTCATTAATTACTGTGGGAATTTGGCATATTATTTTACCGTTCTTGTAA
- a CDS encoding IS1182 family transposase translates to MQGKKSFGPQLFVSVNLLDLVPEDNFYRKLQTELDLDFIYKATQKYYGKEGQESIDPVVFFKILLVGYLNNINSDRQLIAFCSDSLSIRLFLGYDVHEQLPWHSTISRTRGLYGEEVFLNLFKEVLKMCVSKGMVRGKRQAVDSVFIKANASMDSLVEKEVLEDVSAFVNELEENSEFKTTSARKKLVEQHHAWKAEAYKGMPNATGKDKIDEFGNIIRPKYVSNHTHYSPTDSDARVSVKPGKARQLNYFGQIVVDDAHHVITGACSDFADKRDSQCLEQIVELTEENLKENGIKLQELLADGGYSSGESLAYLHEKNINAYIPNFGQYKPEREGFTFHKEENYYQCTKPEGNQAKLLFKGEKTDSKGYTKRTYRSSETDCKNCPLREPCCGKSTKFKKLDDSIHKEHYDRMHQKLTQNEKYAKKMSRIRSKTVEPVIGTLVNFTNMKRVNTRGIKNANKHVLMASLTYNLKKYLRFTIKKSSILAQVISLKQGKCFAFMKTVFQSINNSILSTPNFIILTVN, encoded by the coding sequence ATGCAAGGCAAGAAGAGTTTTGGACCACAATTATTTGTATCGGTCAATTTATTAGACCTAGTTCCCGAGGATAATTTTTACAGAAAATTGCAAACCGAACTCGATTTAGATTTCATTTATAAAGCAACTCAAAAGTATTATGGTAAGGAAGGACAGGAGAGTATAGATCCTGTAGTTTTCTTTAAGATATTGTTGGTGGGATATTTAAACAATATCAATTCAGATAGACAATTAATTGCTTTTTGTAGTGATAGCTTATCGATACGCTTGTTTTTAGGTTATGATGTACATGAGCAACTTCCTTGGCACAGTACCATTAGCCGAACTCGCGGTTTATATGGCGAAGAAGTGTTTTTAAACTTGTTTAAAGAAGTCTTGAAAATGTGCGTTTCTAAAGGCATGGTTCGTGGAAAACGACAAGCGGTGGACAGCGTTTTCATCAAAGCCAACGCCAGTATGGATAGTTTAGTAGAGAAGGAAGTTTTGGAAGATGTTAGTGCTTTTGTAAACGAATTAGAAGAAAACAGCGAATTTAAAACCACCAGTGCAAGGAAGAAGTTGGTAGAGCAGCACCACGCTTGGAAAGCAGAAGCGTATAAAGGAATGCCTAACGCTACAGGAAAAGACAAAATAGATGAATTTGGGAACATCATTCGTCCAAAATATGTATCGAATCATACGCATTATTCACCTACAGATAGCGATGCTAGAGTGAGTGTAAAACCAGGCAAAGCGCGACAATTAAATTATTTTGGACAAATCGTAGTAGACGATGCGCACCATGTCATTACAGGAGCGTGTTCAGATTTTGCGGATAAAAGAGACAGTCAGTGTTTAGAACAAATTGTAGAACTCACAGAAGAAAACCTAAAGGAAAACGGAATAAAGTTACAAGAACTTTTAGCCGATGGTGGTTACAGCAGTGGAGAATCGTTGGCGTATTTACACGAAAAAAATATCAACGCCTACATACCCAACTTTGGACAATACAAACCCGAGCGCGAAGGATTTACCTTCCACAAAGAAGAAAACTATTACCAATGCACAAAACCCGAAGGCAACCAAGCCAAACTGCTTTTCAAAGGCGAAAAAACCGATAGTAAAGGCTACACCAAACGCACCTACCGAAGCAGTGAAACAGATTGTAAAAACTGTCCACTAAGAGAACCTTGTTGTGGTAAAAGCACCAAGTTCAAAAAGCTAGACGACAGCATCCATAAAGAACATTACGACCGCATGCATCAAAAGCTTACACAGAATGAAAAATATGCCAAAAAAATGTCGAGAATAAGAAGTAAAACAGTCGAACCTGTGATTGGAACGTTAGTCAACTTTACGAACATGAAGAGAGTCAATACACGAGGAATCAAAAACGCAAACAAACACGTATTAATGGCAAGTTTAACGTACAACTTGAAAAAATACTTGCGCTTTACCATCAAAAAATCGAGTATTTTAGCTCAAGTTATTTCCCTAAAACAAGGGAAGTGCTTTGCTTTTATGAAAACAGTCTTTCAAAGCATCAACAACTCAATTTTAAGCACCCCCAATTTTATAATTTTGACCGTTAACTAA